A window of the Hordeum vulgare subsp. vulgare chromosome 5H, MorexV3_pseudomolecules_assembly, whole genome shotgun sequence genome harbors these coding sequences:
- the LOC123394949 gene encoding mRNA-decapping enzyme-like protein isoform X2, which produces MKRRGGGGGGRRSKVTPNLGADREGTRLLNLTVLRRLDPAVADILITAASVTAYSFDQDTARWSHKGVEGSLFVVKRNTQPRFQFLVMNRRNTENLVEDLLDGFEYQAEVPYIIYRNAASEIIGIWFYEPEECGEVVHIFSRIHKAYSRASPKKMVPSVQSDFEELEVASDVPSSEEDTLEQPTTSSSMVPGSVGYKLFPALITAAACVGAPTGGAGPVQPNQPIRAVPSSRHASPAPSAVSSQPPASHNLLPPSRALSATMVPPDAHVPTSAPTIQAASLTKLPFFPPIPTTSPQATTAHAAFPSSAPPPFLPPLVIQHQQSATPFLQPFPLPSAPPPLDPPHRQSAPLPQQPFAQSTAPPPLDPQHRQSAPLAQPFTQSTAPPALDPQQRQSAPLFKPFQLSSAPPPPRPQHWQRSPSLDHFARPAECPPPPYGALLLQPFPPPNPPPPLLAPTASYGPEILSRDKLRGALLRLVQNDDFIDMLYREIVKG; this is translated from the exons ATGaagcggcgcggcggcggcggcggcgggaggcggaGCAAGGTGACGCCGAACCTGGGGGCGGACCGGGAGGGCACGCGGCTGCTCAACCTCACCGTGCTGCGCCGCCTCGACCCCGCCGTCGCCGACATCCTCATCACCGCCGCCAGCGTCACCGCCTACAGCTTCGACCAGGACACGGCCCGATGG AGCCACAAGGGCGTGGAGGGGTCCCTCTTCGTCGTCAAGAG GAACACCCAACCCAGATTCCAGTTTCTCGTCATGAATCGTCGAAATACAG AAAATCTGGTCGAGGATCTGCTGGACGGTTTTGAATACCAGGCGGAAGTTCCTTACATAATATACAGGAATGCTGCATCCGAAATTATTGGAATTTGGTTCTATGAACCTGAGGAATGTGGAGAAGTGGtgcatattttcagtag GATACATAAAGCATATTCCAGGGCGTCCCCAAAGAAAATGGTTCCTTCAGTTCAAAG TGATTTTGAAGAGCTGGAAGTAGCATCTGATGttccctcatctgaagaagatacCCTAGAGCAGCCAACAACATCATCTAGTATGGTACCTGGCAGTGTTGGATACAAGTTATTCCCAGCTTTGATAACA GCAGCGGCATGCGTTGGAGCACCTACGGGTGGAGCAGGTCCAGTACAGCCAAATCAACCTATCAGGGCGGTTCCTTCATCCAGGCATGCATCACCAGCGCCTAGTGCTGTTTCGTCACAGCCTCCTGCCTCGCATAATCTGCTTCCGCCTTCACGAGCGTTGTCAGCTACCATGGTTCCCCCGGATGCTCATGTACCCACCAGCGCTCCTACCATTCAGGCTGCTAGTCTTACAAAACTACCATTCTTTCCGCCCATTCCCACCACATCTCCGCAAGCAACAACAGCTCATGCTGCTTTTCCATCTTCTGCTCCACCCCCATTTCTTCCTCCCCTTGTCATTCAGCACCAGCAGAGTGCTACTCCCTTTCTCCAGCCATTTCCACTACCCTCTGCTCCTCCTCCACTTGATCCTCCGCACAGGCAAAGTGCTCCCTTGCCCCAGCAGCCCTTTGCACAATCCACTGCTCCTCCTCCACTTGATCCTCAGCACAGGCAAAGTGCTCCCTTGGCCCAGCCCTTTACACAATCCACTGCTCCTCCTGCACTTGATCCTCAGCAGAGGCAAAGTGCTCCCTTGTTCAAGCCCTTTCAACTATCCTCTGCCCCTCCCCCACCTCGTCCTCAGCACTGGCAAAGGTCTCCCTCGCTCGACCACTTTGCACGGCCCGCTGAATGCCCCCCTCCACCGTATGGCGCGCTGTTGCTTCAGCCATTTCCACCGCCTAACCCTCCTCCCCCACTGCTTGCCCCAACAGCATCGTATGGCCCAGAGATACTATCAAGAGACAAACTCAGAGGTGCATTGCTGAGGCTTGTGCAG AATGATGATTTCATCGACATGTTGTACCGGGAGATTGTAAAAGGGTAG
- the LOC123394949 gene encoding mRNA-decapping enzyme-like protein isoform X1 has product MKRRGGGGGGRRSKVTPNLGADREGTRLLNLTVLRRLDPAVADILITAASVTAYSFDQDTARWSHKGVEGSLFVVKRNTQPRFQFLVMNRRNTENLVEDLLDGFEYQAEVPYIIYRNAASEIIGIWFYEPEECGEVVHIFSRIHKAYSRASPKKMVPSVQSFSDFEELEVASDVPSSEEDTLEQPTTSSSMVPGSVGYKLFPALITAAACVGAPTGGAGPVQPNQPIRAVPSSRHASPAPSAVSSQPPASHNLLPPSRALSATMVPPDAHVPTSAPTIQAASLTKLPFFPPIPTTSPQATTAHAAFPSSAPPPFLPPLVIQHQQSATPFLQPFPLPSAPPPLDPPHRQSAPLPQQPFAQSTAPPPLDPQHRQSAPLAQPFTQSTAPPALDPQQRQSAPLFKPFQLSSAPPPPRPQHWQRSPSLDHFARPAECPPPPYGALLLQPFPPPNPPPPLLAPTASYGPEILSRDKLRGALLRLVQNDDFIDMLYREIVKG; this is encoded by the exons ATGaagcggcgcggcggcggcggcggcgggaggcggaGCAAGGTGACGCCGAACCTGGGGGCGGACCGGGAGGGCACGCGGCTGCTCAACCTCACCGTGCTGCGCCGCCTCGACCCCGCCGTCGCCGACATCCTCATCACCGCCGCCAGCGTCACCGCCTACAGCTTCGACCAGGACACGGCCCGATGG AGCCACAAGGGCGTGGAGGGGTCCCTCTTCGTCGTCAAGAG GAACACCCAACCCAGATTCCAGTTTCTCGTCATGAATCGTCGAAATACAG AAAATCTGGTCGAGGATCTGCTGGACGGTTTTGAATACCAGGCGGAAGTTCCTTACATAATATACAGGAATGCTGCATCCGAAATTATTGGAATTTGGTTCTATGAACCTGAGGAATGTGGAGAAGTGGtgcatattttcagtag GATACATAAAGCATATTCCAGGGCGTCCCCAAAGAAAATGGTTCCTTCAGTTCAAAG TTTCAGTGATTTTGAAGAGCTGGAAGTAGCATCTGATGttccctcatctgaagaagatacCCTAGAGCAGCCAACAACATCATCTAGTATGGTACCTGGCAGTGTTGGATACAAGTTATTCCCAGCTTTGATAACA GCAGCGGCATGCGTTGGAGCACCTACGGGTGGAGCAGGTCCAGTACAGCCAAATCAACCTATCAGGGCGGTTCCTTCATCCAGGCATGCATCACCAGCGCCTAGTGCTGTTTCGTCACAGCCTCCTGCCTCGCATAATCTGCTTCCGCCTTCACGAGCGTTGTCAGCTACCATGGTTCCCCCGGATGCTCATGTACCCACCAGCGCTCCTACCATTCAGGCTGCTAGTCTTACAAAACTACCATTCTTTCCGCCCATTCCCACCACATCTCCGCAAGCAACAACAGCTCATGCTGCTTTTCCATCTTCTGCTCCACCCCCATTTCTTCCTCCCCTTGTCATTCAGCACCAGCAGAGTGCTACTCCCTTTCTCCAGCCATTTCCACTACCCTCTGCTCCTCCTCCACTTGATCCTCCGCACAGGCAAAGTGCTCCCTTGCCCCAGCAGCCCTTTGCACAATCCACTGCTCCTCCTCCACTTGATCCTCAGCACAGGCAAAGTGCTCCCTTGGCCCAGCCCTTTACACAATCCACTGCTCCTCCTGCACTTGATCCTCAGCAGAGGCAAAGTGCTCCCTTGTTCAAGCCCTTTCAACTATCCTCTGCCCCTCCCCCACCTCGTCCTCAGCACTGGCAAAGGTCTCCCTCGCTCGACCACTTTGCACGGCCCGCTGAATGCCCCCCTCCACCGTATGGCGCGCTGTTGCTTCAGCCATTTCCACCGCCTAACCCTCCTCCCCCACTGCTTGCCCCAACAGCATCGTATGGCCCAGAGATACTATCAAGAGACAAACTCAGAGGTGCATTGCTGAGGCTTGTGCAG AATGATGATTTCATCGACATGTTGTACCGGGAGATTGTAAAAGGGTAG